GCGAGCTTGCGGCGGAGATCCATGAGGTAGATCGTGACCAGCAGCAGCACGGCGAAGGCAAGCGATAGGGAGGCATCGGGAAGGCGATCGCCCAGCCACGCCCCAACCTGCGCCGTCGCCATGCCAAACACCGCCAGCAGCAGAGAAACGTGCCAGTTCAGCGCACCCGTCCGCAGGTTTTGGTAGCTCCCTGACAAAGCACTCAGCAGCACACCAACCAGACTCGTCGCTGTTGCTTGCACCAGCGGCAGCCCAAAAAACGTGAGAATCGGCACCATAATCAGCCCGCCGCCAATGCCCAGTAGCCCCGACAGGGTGCCCGTCATTGTGCCCACTAAAAACAAAACCAACCAGCCGACGGGAGTATCTAACATAGCGCTCGATGGATTGCAGCGGCGAATCAGCTCCAAGTAGCCGCAAATTGACAACTGATTCTGCGCCATTCTCCTATTTCGCGCTGCTAGACGCAAACGTTTTGGTTCAATGTTCAATCTTGGTTCTATCGCCCCCTTGGTTCCCCAAAACAAAAACGGCGACACTTTCTGCCGCCGTCTTTCTTGAGCGATGCAAGGTAGGTTCGATTTAGCGTTCAGAGAAGGGCGATCGCCAGTTCCCCGCTTTTCTCAAAATGCCTTAGGACTTATGCAGTCGGATAACTTCTCACTGGCGCAGCCCGCGAGAAATTATCCAAAATCCAGAAAGCCTATCGCAAGTACGTAAGTCCTGTGCCTACAGCCTCAAAATGCCTGAACGATGTGCTGAACTAGGCGCTGCTGAACTAGGCGCTGATGGTTGCCGCAGGCTTATAGGACATTTCCTCGCGCACCGCCACCATTGCAGCCACCAGGCGATCCATTTCCTCGCGGGTGTGCAGCGCGTTGGCCGTGATCCGCAGTCGGGGCTTGGCAATGTACCAGATGGGCGAAACCCAGATGCCGTGATTGGCCACGAGCAATCGCGCAAAGTCCTTCGGATTCAGATCCGGCGGCAGCAGGACGGGCAGCACGTTGGTTTCACCAATTGCCAGGAAATCATTCTCTGCCAGACGATTCCGCAGATAGCGCGTATTGTCGTGCAGACGTTGCACCAGTTCGGGATGCTGGCGCACCTGGCGCACGGCTTCCAGCGCGGCTGCCGTCAGCGGGGGAGCCAAAGAGCAGGTGCCAATCGAAGAGGGCGACACGTTGAGAAGCGGCTTCAGTTCTGCCACGGGGCTACTGATGGCGGCACCCACCGACGCGCCAAACTTCGAGAAGGTGGTCATGATCAGCGGCGTTACGCCCTTATCCAGCGCATCTTGCGGCAAAATTCCAAAGTGTTCGTAGATGCCGCGACCCGTCGCGCCGATCGACCCGCTAGCGTGGGCTTCGTCCATGACCAGGGTGGTGTCTTCATACTTCGACATAATATCGATCATGTCGGGCAGGGGCGCGATGTCGCCATCCATCGAGAACACCGCGTCGGAGACGACCAAAATGCGATCGCCCGGCTTGGCATAGCGCTTCAGCTTGCGGGCAAAGTCTTCCATGTCGCAGTGGCGATAGGCTCGCACGCGCACCGCAGGGCTGTGGCCAAACAGCTTGCCTGACCGAGTGCCCGCATTGGCGATCGCCGACACGATGCAGCCGTGATTCAGCACATCGGTCATGATCAGCGTCTCGCGGGTGTTCTGGAACCCTGGCACCGGAATTGCCTGATGGCAAAACGCATCCATCAGCGCTTGCATGGCCATCCACGCATTTAAAAACAGTTGCGTATGACCCAGATGCTTAAAGGCAGAGATTTCATCTTCAAGCTGGCGGTGCAGGTCGATTCGTCCGCTCAGCACCGAGGTCGAACTGTTCGACGTGCCAAATTGCAGAATCGCGTCGATGGCTGCCTGCTTGACTGCGGGGCTTTGCACCAGACCCAGCACATCGTTTGTGCAGAAGGTCAGCACCATGCGGCGGCGGCCCGTATCGGCCTCTTCAATTTCTACCAGGTTGCCCTGCTTGCGATGGCAGATATATTCATCCGGGTCTAGCCCGCTCTCATACCAGCGCTGAACGTATTCCTTGATAACTTGCACAGTAAACTCCCCTCACCTAACTTAATTGAGTAGCGTATCTCCTCTAGCCCCTCGGATGATTAGACTTGGCTTAACTCATTGCTGCTGAATACATGCTGCTAAGTTCATGCTGCTAAGTCCATTGGCGCTATATCGACACTCGTGAAACCTGGTTGAGCTTTTGGGTGAATTCTCGACCTCTGGCGCTGCTCCGGCGGCGCTTTTTGATAATTACAATAAGAGTTTTCCTTTACTCTGCCAGAAGGAGATTAATCTATGTCTTGAGATTGTTACAGTTCACCCCTCCCATTGGAAGTGTCCACCGAACGCCTTGCCGAGTCTGCCAAAACAGGCTCAGGCTGCGGTATTTCTCCTTCACTACTGGTTGCTACATCTGCTTGGGCGATCGCTCCAGAAAACGACTCAGAGAATCCCTGAGACTGTTGCAGAAACTGCTCATACTGCCGCAAAAAGACGCGCTGGAGCGCAATGATCGCTGGATTGATTTCCACGTAGCGTCGCTTGGGATCTGACGTGAAAACCCGCTGCTCGCTCTCCATCATCTCCACATCTTGCAGGAGAAATTTCATAAACACAAACCGCCGCACGAACAGCATCAGCGGCTTGCGGATGGGACGCACCAACCACTGCGGCAGGGGCAGCTTGAGGAACAGGATCGAGAAGGAGCGAGTTTCCTTAGGCCCCACGGGCAACCGATTGAGGTAGAGCGAGGACACGCCCTCCAGCGAACTGGTGTAGTGCGGATATTGGTAATGAACCGAGACGATGCGAGTGGTTTTGCCGCCGTCTTCGCTCAGCCCCAGTGCTTTGGTCATCCAGCCGTCATAGTTCACCTCATACTCTGCCAGAACGGAATTGGGCGACTCCTTTAGCTTGAGCAATTTCGGGTCGTACCAGCCCTGGAGGTTTTCGTGCAGATAGCCGTGAAACACATCCATCGTGTTCTCGTTGCAAATCGAGAAATGGGCGTGGAAATGTCCCGGAATGGGGATTTGAAAATAGGCAGGGTCGTCGTATTCCGGCATATGGGGCATGGCGACCTGTTCCGCTAGGGACGGAGCACCCGGAAACACCCAGAGAATGCCATAGCGCTCTCGCGTTGGGTAGCTGCGGGCTTGGGCGCAGGGCAGTTTTTGATTGGGCGGCAGATAGGGAATATGGGCACATTGCCCGTCTGAGTTGAATTCCCAGCCGTGATAGGGGCACACCAGGCGATCGCCCTTGACCTTGCCCTTGTGTAGCTCTACCCCTTTGTGAGGGCAGGCATCCTCCATCGCGTAGACCTGTCCATCGGGGGTGCGGTAGAGGGCGATCGCCTGCTGCCAGACCACCACTTGCGCCACCTGACCCGGCTGCAAATCTTCAGCCCAGTAAACGGGATACCAGTAGTTGGGGTTGATGCCGACCTCACGCACCGCGTTGTGGACGGTATGCCCCCTCAGTGTTGTTGCTAATTCCATCGAGCTTTCTGATACGTGAATCGAACTCGAACGCGCTTCCAAAGAGGTCGTTGTTTCTAGTGATCCAGCCATTGCTGCTGGAATTTCGGAAAGCCTCAGAACCCTGCGCCAGACTCTACGCACCGGAACTGTGAAACCCGCCACGCCGCCCAAAAAGATCTGAGCAGATCGTGGAATGTAAACATACTTACCTAAATGTAAACATACTTATTTATCCTTGGTTGGAATGTGTAAGTCAATCCATTTGTACAAGATTGACCCAAACGGGTGAACCGCCGACCAAGAAATCGACTAAGAAATCGACCAAGAAAACGCTGAGCGACGCTGAACCGGGATGCATCAGGTGAAGATAGCCCTTATGACGCGATCGCCCTAGATCAGGTTCCATCCAGCCTCCACAATAAGTCCCTTGCTGCTCTGCAAAGAAACGAATCGCGAGAGCATATTAAAGTGGCTCGAAACCCTTGTCTCGAGCCGCAGAGATGAATAAAACGAGCGGAAACCAAGTGAAAACTGTACTAGCCATGTAGCGTGTGGTGCTATGGCAGGTTGTGCAATGTGTCCCGCTCGGACCACTATCGGTCAACCGAACCCATAATCACGTCGATGCTGCCCAAAATGGCCACCACGTCTGCCACCTTCACGCCCTTCAGCAGGTGAGGCAGGATTTGCAGATTGTTGAAGTCGGCGGCGCGAATCTTGAACCGCCAGGGAAACACATTGTCATCGCCGATCACGTAGATGCCGATTTCGCCTTTGCCGCTTTCAATGCGGACGTAGTTTTCACCCCTGGGAATCTTGAACGTTGGCGCAACTTTTTTGCCGATGAACTGATAGTCAAAGCTGTTCCACTCCGACTTTGGGCCAGCATTCATCCGCTGGGCTTCCAGGTTTTCGTAGGGGCCACCCGGCAAGCCTGCCAGGGCCTGGCGAATGATCTTGACCGACTCGCGCATTTCGCGAATCCGCACCAGGTAACGCGCCAGACAGTCTCCCGCGGTTTCCCAATGAATTTCCCAGTCAAAGTCGTCGTAGGACTCGTAGTGATCGACCTTGCGGAGATCCCACTTGACCCCCGAAGCTCGCAGCATTGGGCCAGACAACCCCCAGTTAATCGCATCTTCGCGGGTGATGGTGCCAATACCCTCGACGCGGCGGCGGAAGATCGGGTTATTGGTAATCAGCTTCTCGTATTCATCGACCTTTGGCAGGAAGTAGTCGCAAAAGTCGGCGCACTTGTCCACCCAGCCGTAGGGCAGGTCAGCCGCAATGCCGCCAATTCGCCAGTAGTTGTTGTTCACCATGCGGTAGCCGGTCGCAGCTTCCCACAGGTCATAGATCATTTCCCGTTCGCGGAAAATATAGAAGAAGGGCGTTTGGGCCCCCACGTCTGCCAGGAAGGGGCCAAGCCACAGCAGGTGGTTGGCGATGCGGTTTAGCTCCAGCATGATGACGCGGATGTAGCTGGCTCGCTTGGGCACGGGCACGTCAGCCAGCTTTTCGATGGCATTGACGACAACCGCTTCGTTGAACATGCCCGCTGCGTAGTCCCATCGGCTGACGTAGGGCACGTACATCACAGGCGTGCGGCTTTCGGCAATTTTTTCCATGCCGCGATGCAGATAGCCAATCACAGGTTCACAGTCCACCACGTCTTCCCCGTCCAGAGTGACGATGAGCCGCAACACCCCGTGCATCGAGGGGTGATGGGGACCCATGTTGAGCACCATGGGTTCGGTTTTGGTTTCGATCATGGCCATAGGCGAACCGTCTCCTGAACTCGGTTAGGGGCTAATCGCGGCGATCGCCGCACTTGTACAAACACCAGACTGTTGCGTTCTCTTAAGATTATGCGGGATTTTCTAGATTTCTGCGATACGGGTTTTTGATGGAAGGTTAAGCCAGAGGTAATCGAACCAGATCTCGGGCCAGATCAGCTAGAAATTCCGCCGTTAGAGCTTAATTGTCGCACCTTGAAGCGTGTGGCATGGTTTGAGAGGAGCTTTGCCAGATCAGTTCGGATGGGTTTCAGCCTCATACTTCAGGATGTCTTTGTCACACTTAGCACTTCAGGATGTTCTCAGCACACTCAGATTGTTCTCAGCTATTTGTGGGAATGTACGGTTTGAGTAGTTCGCCTGAGCAATTCGCTTGAGCAATTCGCTTGAGTAATTTGCTTGAGCGATCGGTTTGGGTTCTCGGTTTCAGTAGATTATGGGCAATCATAAGGGGTGCTTCGTCAAGAACGCTGCGGGAACTCGGCGTTATCTGTACGGCGTTACCCATGCAACAGTTAGCGAGACAACAGTTAGCGAAAGGGCTGGCTGATATACCTATGGCTTACCTATAGGGTTTACCGATATCGCTTACCTGGGCGATCGCGCTGGATTAGGCATTGGGATAGACCGAGAACGTGGGAGAAGACTGACGGCCTGGAGATTTCTGAGCCATTCTCAAATCCTTTTTGGTCTTGGATTCGTATCTAATGGGGACAGTGTACTGCTTTACACTTGGCTGAGCAAAGCTTGTAACGCTTGGCACGTTAGGACATTGGGTTTGGAATAGCGGTTTTGCTTAATCGCCGATGTCAGATTGAGGACTCATCTTCTATGACTACTTCTGAAATTCGTCGTCAGCAGGTGTCCCGATCCAGACCTGCGCCGATGCGTCCGCAGTTGACGACGCTGATTTTGCTGAGCGTGGTGGCGATCGCCTTTGTGATTGTGGCGCTCTGGTTTGCGGGCCAGGGCACGATTAGCAAAATCTTCGCCCAGATCAACGCGATTCAGCAGAATCCCCCGCTGTGGCTAGAAGTGCCGATGGTGACGGGGCAATACCTGCTAGTGCCCACCGTGGCGCTGTTTCTGCTGGTGATGGGGGTGATGGCGCTGTCCCCCCGTCCGCGTCCCTGGTCGCGAACCGTGGTGGTGACGATTTTGCTGGTGCTGACGGTGCGCTATGTGCTGTGGCGAGTGGCCAGCACGCTAAACCTGAATACGCCGCTAAATGGGGTGTTTAGCCTGGGGCTGCTGTTTTTGGAACTATTGATGCTGAGCAGCGCGATTATCCAACTGACGCTGATGCTGAAGGTGCGCGATCGCCGTTCCGAAGCCGATGCCCTTTCCCAAGCCGTGCAAACCGGCCAGTACACGCCAACCGTCGATATTTTCATCCCCACCTACAACGAACCCGCCTTTATCCTCAAGCGCACGGTCATCGGCTGTCAGGCGATCGACTATCCGGCTAAAACGGTTTATTTGCTAGACGACACGCGCCGTCCCGAAATCCAGGCGCTAGCGGCGGATCTGGGCTGCGAATATATCACCCGCCCCGACAATCGCCACGCCAAAGCAGGCAACCTAAACAACGCCCTGCCCCGCACCACTGGGGAACTGATTGTGGTCTTCGATGCGGACTTTGTGCCCACGCGCAATTTCCTGATCCGCACGGTCGGTTTTTTCCAAGATCCGCAGGTGGCACTAGTGCAAACACCGCAGACCTTTTACAACACCGACCCGATTGCCTACAACCTGGGGCTGGAAGACGTACTCACGCCTGAAGAAGAGGTGTTTTATCGCCAGATTCAGCCAATTCGCGACGGGGCGGGTAGCGTTATCTGTTCGGGTACATCCTTCGTGGTGCGGCGCAGCGTGCTGGATGAAATCGGCGGCTTTGTCACCGATTCCCTCAGTGAAGATTATTTCACGGGCATTCGCATTTCGGCTCAGGGCTATCGTCTGGTGTATCTGGACGAAAAGCTGAGTGCTGGTCTGGCAGCAGAAAATATAGCCTCCCACGCGCTCCAACGGCTGCGCTGGGCCCAGGGCACGCTGCAAGCCTTTTTCATTCAGGCGAATCCGCTGACGATTCGGGGGCTGCGGCCGTTGCAGCGGCTGGCGCACTTGGAGGGGCTGCTGCACTGGTTTACCAGCATTTCCCGCGTTGGCTATTTGCTGATGCCGCTGGCCTATTCGTTTTTGGGCGTGATTCCGCTACGGGCGACGGCGGCGGAGCTGATGTATTTCTTTTTGCCCTACTATCTGGTGCAGCTTGCGGTGTTTTCCTGGCTGAACTATCGATCGCGCTCGGCAGTGCTGTCGGACATTTACTCGCTGGCGCTGGCTGTGCCCCTGGCAGCGACGGTTGTAAAGGTGATGCTGAATCCGTTTTCCAAGGGGTTCAAGGTCACGCCAAAGGGCACTGCGAGCGATCGCTTTACGTTTAACTGGAACCTGGCCGCGCCGATTCTGATTTTCTTTGTGCTGACGGCCATTAGCCTATGGGTGAATCTGGGCATGTGCATGATCAAGGGCGCATGGCAACAGACTGTTACGCCAGAAGAGGCGATGGTGGTGAAAGGCATCGGGCTGGGCTGGCTGTGGAGCCTGTATAACCTGATGATGCTGGGGATTGCGCTGCTGATTTTGCTGGATGCGCCGCGCCCCAGTCCCTATGAATGGTTTGACCTGCGCCGGACGGTGCGCCTGCAAGTGGGCGATCGCTCGTTTTACGGCATCACCACCATGATTTCTGAAGTGGGCGCAGAGGTCGCCCTTACACAAGCAGGCTTTCCGCCCCCGTCGCCGGATTTGCCGCCCGTGCAGATCGAGCTATTGGAAGAAAGCCTGACGCTCTGGGGATTGGTGGAACGGACGGGCACAAGCGACGAATTTCCCACCGTGCGGATTCTGTTTGAAGAAATGAGCCTGGAACAGCAGCGCCGCTTGGTGGAAGTCTTGTTCTGCCGTCCGGGGCAGTGGAAAACGCGGCAGTCGCCTGGCGAGTTTCAGTCGCTCTGGCTGCTGCTGCGTGCGTTGCTGAAGCCGAGGGTGTTGTTTGGGCGAAATGCAGACGTGAGTCCGGTGCCTGTGGCAAAAGTCTGAGGGATTAACGACCCAAGGCGGATAGCGCAAACCCTGCACACAGCAGCAGGCTACTCCAAAAATGCAGCGAGACGGCGATGAACTTGCAGTTGCTGACGCGGGCGGGTTTGTCGTGGTTGGCGAGGACGTGACGGCAGAGATGGAGCGCGGGCGGCAGGCTGGCAAAGATGAGCAGCGTCCAGATGGGAAATAGCCCTGTGATGACAAATAGCACCGTTAGCCCGTAGAGGCTGCCGCAGAGCCACGGGAGCAACTGCGCCGAACGACGAGTGCCCAGGCGCACGATGGGCGATCGCTTTCCGGCGGCGGCATCGTCTGCGACCTGGTGAAAGTGGGAGCAGAACAAAATCAGGCTGGTGCTGATGCCCAAAATGATGGATGCGGCCAGGCTTGTCCATGACCCCGACTGGCTCTGGCTATAGTAGGCGGCGGACACGCCCAGCGGCCCAAAGGCGAAGAAGCAGAGGATTTCGCCCAGCCCTTGATAGCCCAGGCGGAAGGGTGGACCCTGATAGACATAACCCAGTCCGCAGCAGAGCAAGACGAGACCCAGAACCGTAGGATCTTGCTGAATCCAGGAAATAGAAATGATGCCTGAAATTCCCAGGATTAAACAAACATTGGCGATCGCAAAAATCAGAGACTTATTTTTCGTTAGATTCACCAAAGAATGATGCTTGTTCTGATCGATTCCGGTTTCCGAATCAAACACATCGTTGCTTAGATTTTCCCAGATCAAAATTAAAATTGCGGCCGCTAAAAATGTGATCAAAATATCCCATTGAAGCGATCGCTTTTCAAAATAGGCGATCGCCGTTCCCAGCGCAATCGGCATAATCGCAACGCTATACATGGGTGGCTTCAGGGCTGCCATCCAGAGCTTTTTGGCAGGCGGCTTGGCGAGCTGCTCTGGGTGGGGGCCGACCGCAGACCCAGCGCTGAGTGTCGGTTCTAGGGAGTGAAGGTTTGTGGAGGGAGTGTGTCGGGTCGGTTTGGTCGTCATTGCCGGCGGGTAACTGCTGGAAGCCTCATTATTCTACGATTTTCCGCCTCTCCGATTGGTCGTGGCGACCTGTTGGAACTGTAAAGAGTTGTGACTGATGTTGCGGGCGATCGCCCCTTGCCCAAACGCTTGATGGGCCTTGGCTTTGTCGGAGACAATCGTCGGCTTCATTAGATCTTATGGGCCGGTGGCTAGACTTTGCCCAAGTATGTTACCTGTAGTAGACAGGCTGCGCCCGCCATTGCTGTTTTACTGCTCACCTTTATCGAACCGTTTTACCATTGACTCATGCCAGTCGCACCCCGACCGATTGAACCTGTTCAAGATTGCAAAAGTTTATATAAACTCCTTTTCCAATGCCAGAAGCATATCAAACAAGTCCTAGATTCTGAGCATCAATCTGGTTGCAATTGGGTCAGCATTTCTCAGGAGATTGAGGCGGTTGATCCACTGCTGGCTCTACATCAATTTAATCTCTCTGATCAGCCCCATTTCTACTTTGAAAAACCCTACGAAGGCGAGGCCGTAGCGGCTTTCGGGAAAACTTTGTCGCTCAGCACGGGGGGCGATCGCCGCTTTTTAAGAACTCAGCAATTTCTCAAGCACAGCTTAATTGGGATGCCTCGTTTCATGGCAACTCATGGGGTGGAAACTGCGCCAATGGGCATCACTTCCCCAGCGGATCTTCGCTGTTTTTGTAGTTACACCTTTTTTGATGAGCCTAGATCACTTCATTCACCATTTGCCTCTGCCATGATCTTGCTGCCAGAGTGGCAGATTTTGCGCCAGCCAGATCGCTGTTTGGCAACCGCAAATATAGCGCTGGATGCTGATACTAATGTGACCATGCTAACCGATGCACTCTGGCGCAAGTTTCAAAAAATTCAGCAGGCAAACTATTCCTTATTAAACTTTGCGGGCAGTGAGGCGATCGCCCCCCCATCCTGGGAATTTTTAGAAATTAATGATTTCCAAAAAACGGTTGAAAAAGCACTCCGCTCGATTCATCAAAATCGCCTGCAAAAACTGGTGCTGTCTCACGCGGTTGACGTGATTTCTCGCCGTCCATTCGACTGGCTTTTTTCCCTGCATCATCTGCGGCAGCTTTATCCCGATTGCTATATCTTTTCGGTGAACCAGGGCGGCAGCAAGACCTTTATCGGAGCCAGCCCCGAACGACTGGTCAGTGTGCGGAATCAGCGCCTCACGACTGATGCGCTGGCGGGGTCTGCGCCGCGAGGCCGCACAGCAGACGAAGATGCGAGGCTGGGATACACCCTGCTGAACACGCCCAAAGAGCGGCACGAACATCAGGTGGTGGTGGACTTTTTGCGCGATCGCCTGCTCTGTCTTGGGCTATCCCCCCAGATGCCCGCCGCCCCCGACCTGCTGCGCTTGTCGAATATTCAGCATTTGCACACGCCCATTCATGCCCACCTGCCTGCCCGACTGCACCCGCTGGAACTGGTGGACGCGCTGCACCCCACGCCCGCCGTGGCTGGGCTGCCCCGCGATATCGCCTGTGAGGAAATTCGCCGTTCTGAGGGCTTTGGGCGATCGCTCTACGCCGCACCCCTGGGCTGGGTCGATGCGGCGGGCAATGCGGAATTTATCGTCGGCATCCGTTCGGCCTTGCTAGAGGGCGATCGCGCTCGGCTGTATGCAGGTGCAGGCATCGTCGCCGGATCGGACCCTGCCCGCGAACTGGCTGAAGTTAAGCTAAAGCTGCAAGCGCTGCTCAAGGCACTGGTCTAGATGTTCTGTTCTAAAGCGCGATGTGCAACTTTCAATCTGCCCTCATCCCCCAACCCCTTCTCCCAAGTCGGGAGAAGGGGAGCAAGAAAGACGCTTTGGGAAATATATTGCCGTATTGCTCACTAGCCTTCTCCCAAGTCGGGAGAAGGGGAGCAAGAAAGGCTTGAAGTCTCTCTCCCGCTCTGGGAGAAGGATTTAGGGTGAGGGGGATCGGCAAAGTTGCACATCCCTTGGTTTAAAGTTGGATATAAGCGTTGCCCTAGTTTCTGCTGCAAGCCCCCAACTCGCCTTGAGAGAGCCTTTTATGGTGACAGTGCCAGTTGCCAAGCCAATTAGCCAAATGCACCTGGCACCGGGCAGTGTAGTCAGCATTTCTGGCCTGTCCTGGGAAGAGTTTGAATGTCTTTTGGAAGAGCTAGGCACACGGCGGGCTGCCCGAATTGCCTACAGCAATGGCACGCTGGAGATTATGGTTCCTTTGCCCGAACATGAACGACCAACCGAGCTAATCTCAGATCTGGTCAAGCAACTGCTGAGCGCGACTGGGCAGGATTACGAACCCTTTGGGTCAACGACATTCAAACGAGAAGGCATCGCTGGGGTTGAGCCAGATGCTTGTTTTTACATTCAGCACGCGCCGCAAATGCGGGGTCGGCGGCGGCTGCAACCGGGCGATCCGCCGCCCGATTTGGCAATTGAATATGTGCATTACGTGACAGATATAACTTCCGTGATGACGCTAGCGGCTTATGAGGCGATCGCCGTTCCAGAACTGTGGGTTTATGCCAATGGAAACCTGACCTTTTACATCCTGCATGATGGGCATTATGTGGAATCTGAATATAGCCCAACGTTTCCTGAGCTTCCAGTTAAGCAGATGATTCTAGAGGCTGTGGCGCAGGTGTGGACAGTCGGCACGCCTGCGGCGCTCCAGGCGTTTCAGATGGCGCTGAGAGCGTGGCTGCAAAAAAGCGACCGATCAGAAGTCTAGCTCCTCAAACAGTTCCGCGACCGCGAGGGAAAACCCCGGCACAACCGATTCGCCCTCCAGCGAGTCTTGGAGCCGCAGCAGGCGATCGGGGCTGGGGCTGTGGTAGACCAGCACGTACTGCTCATCCGGGTGAATCACCCATACTAGGCGAGTTTCGTTTTCAAAATATTCGACGATTTTTTCGTGAATTTCTTCGACCGTGTTGCTGGGCGACAAGACTTCCACTGCCAGATCTGGCGCACCCTGAAAGAAGCCCTTGGGCAGCCGCCGCAGCCCTTGCAGCCGATCTTTAGCCACGAAGGACACATCGGGCGATCGCCGATTGCCGTTTTTCATCGCAAAGGCGGTGCTAGAGTCACAAACTCGGCCCAATTTGTGCGTGCGAACATACAGCGATAGGCTACCTCCCAAAAAGCTGCCAATTTCGCCATGTTCCATTCCTGAGTTGCCCATATCAATGAGTTCTCCGTTCACCAGTTCGTAGCGGTGGCCGTCCTGCGGCAGCGCCATAAATTCTGCATCGGTCCAGACCTTGGGTTCAGAGGCGGGCTGGATCGATAGACCGGATTCCGCTTTGGGTTCGTTTTTGGGTTCGTTTTTGGGTTCGTTGGATGCGAGGGTCATCGGGGAGGCCTCCATTCACGGTTGGGATGGCGCTAGACTTCCTGGGGCGTTTCGCTCCAAAGCTGTGTGGTTTGGCGCAGGCTGATGAAGTCGCCATTGCCTAAGATTAGATGATCCAGCAGCGGGATGCCCAAGACCTGTGCGCCTTGCAGCAGTTGGCGGGTGAGGGCGATGTCTTCTGGGCTGGGTTCCAGGTTTCCCGATGGATGGTTGTGGGCGATGATGGCGCGGGTTGCGCCCCGGCGAATCACTTCGCGGAAGATTTCGCGGGGATGGGCGAGGGTTTCTGTGGCCGTGCCAATGCTGATCAGTTGGGTTCCCAGCAGGCGGTGCTTGATATCCAGCAGCACGACGGCAAAGCGCTCTTGGGGTTGCCACATGAGGTCCTGGCTGAGGACGGCGGCCGCCACGGCGGGGTCGTCTACGATGGTGCGATCGCCCGGTCGGGACTGAAACACCCGCTTGCCCAGTTCGATCGCCGCCAAAATGGTCGTTGCCTTTGCTTCGCCGACTCCGTTGATCTGCATCAACTCCTGAGGCGCAACATGCTGCAAGGCGGCCAGTCCGTTGCCGTGGCTCTCTTCCAGGGTTTTTAGAATCAGATTGCCCAGGCCCACGGCCGACAGTTTGCCCGGCCCCTGGCCGGTTCCCAGCAGGATGGCAAGTAGCTCCGGGGCGGAAAGTTGCTTCGCTCCATAGGCTAGCAGCCGCTCGCGGGGACGTTCGCTTTGCGGCAGGTCGGCGATCCGTAGGCTGTAGGTCATGCAGGTGGGTGCGGGTAGATGCAGAGAGCGGAGGGGCGATCGCCTGCAGCAGTTGCGGGTCTTCTCCGCAGGCGACCGATTTTCCTGATTCTCCTAGTCTTCCCTTAATTTCCTCGTCCTAGTCAAAGGGACGATGGCTTTAATTCAGGGGGCGATCGCGCT
The Thermoleptolyngbya sichuanensis A183 DNA segment above includes these coding regions:
- a CDS encoding aromatic ring-hydroxylating dioxygenase subunit alpha, with translation MELATTLRGHTVHNAVREVGINPNYWYPVYWAEDLQPGQVAQVVVWQQAIALYRTPDGQVYAMEDACPHKGVELHKGKVKGDRLVCPYHGWEFNSDGQCAHIPYLPPNQKLPCAQARSYPTRERYGILWVFPGAPSLAEQVAMPHMPEYDDPAYFQIPIPGHFHAHFSICNENTMDVFHGYLHENLQGWYDPKLLKLKESPNSVLAEYEVNYDGWMTKALGLSEDGGKTTRIVSVHYQYPHYTSSLEGVSSLYLNRLPVGPKETRSFSILFLKLPLPQWLVRPIRKPLMLFVRRFVFMKFLLQDVEMMESEQRVFTSDPKRRYVEINPAIIALQRVFLRQYEQFLQQSQGFSESFSGAIAQADVATSSEGEIPQPEPVLADSARRSVDTSNGRGEL
- a CDS encoding aminotransferase class I/II-fold pyridoxal phosphate-dependent enzyme, with amino-acid sequence MQVIKEYVQRWYESGLDPDEYICHRKQGNLVEIEEADTGRRRMVLTFCTNDVLGLVQSPAVKQAAIDAILQFGTSNSSTSVLSGRIDLHRQLEDEISAFKHLGHTQLFLNAWMAMQALMDAFCHQAIPVPGFQNTRETLIMTDVLNHGCIVSAIANAGTRSGKLFGHSPAVRVRAYRHCDMEDFARKLKRYAKPGDRILVVSDAVFSMDGDIAPLPDMIDIMSKYEDTTLVMDEAHASGSIGATGRGIYEHFGILPQDALDKGVTPLIMTTFSKFGASVGAAISSPVAELKPLLNVSPSSIGTCSLAPPLTAAALEAVRQVRQHPELVQRLHDNTRYLRNRLAENDFLAIGETNVLPVLLPPDLNPKDFARLLVANHGIWVSPIWYIAKPRLRITANALHTREEMDRLVAAMVAVREEMSYKPAATISA
- a CDS encoding NAD(P)H-quinone oxidoreductase subunit H, with translation MAMIETKTEPMVLNMGPHHPSMHGVLRLIVTLDGEDVVDCEPVIGYLHRGMEKIAESRTPVMYVPYVSRWDYAAGMFNEAVVVNAIEKLADVPVPKRASYIRVIMLELNRIANHLLWLGPFLADVGAQTPFFYIFREREMIYDLWEAATGYRMVNNNYWRIGGIAADLPYGWVDKCADFCDYFLPKVDEYEKLITNNPIFRRRVEGIGTITREDAINWGLSGPMLRASGVKWDLRKVDHYESYDDFDWEIHWETAGDCLARYLVRIREMRESVKIIRQALAGLPGGPYENLEAQRMNAGPKSEWNSFDYQFIGKKVAPTFKIPRGENYVRIESGKGEIGIYVIGDDNVFPWRFKIRAADFNNLQILPHLLKGVKVADVVAILGSIDVIMGSVDR
- a CDS encoding glycosyltransferase family 2 protein, translating into MTTSEIRRQQVSRSRPAPMRPQLTTLILLSVVAIAFVIVALWFAGQGTISKIFAQINAIQQNPPLWLEVPMVTGQYLLVPTVALFLLVMGVMALSPRPRPWSRTVVVTILLVLTVRYVLWRVASTLNLNTPLNGVFSLGLLFLELLMLSSAIIQLTLMLKVRDRRSEADALSQAVQTGQYTPTVDIFIPTYNEPAFILKRTVIGCQAIDYPAKTVYLLDDTRRPEIQALAADLGCEYITRPDNRHAKAGNLNNALPRTTGELIVVFDADFVPTRNFLIRTVGFFQDPQVALVQTPQTFYNTDPIAYNLGLEDVLTPEEEVFYRQIQPIRDGAGSVICSGTSFVVRRSVLDEIGGFVTDSLSEDYFTGIRISAQGYRLVYLDEKLSAGLAAENIASHALQRLRWAQGTLQAFFIQANPLTIRGLRPLQRLAHLEGLLHWFTSISRVGYLLMPLAYSFLGVIPLRATAAELMYFFLPYYLVQLAVFSWLNYRSRSAVLSDIYSLALAVPLAATVVKVMLNPFSKGFKVTPKGTASDRFTFNWNLAAPILIFFVLTAISLWVNLGMCMIKGAWQQTVTPEEAMVVKGIGLGWLWSLYNLMMLGIALLILLDAPRPSPYEWFDLRRTVRLQVGDRSFYGITTMISEVGAEVALTQAGFPPPSPDLPPVQIELLEESLTLWGLVERTGTSDEFPTVRILFEEMSLEQQRRLVEVLFCRPGQWKTRQSPGEFQSLWLLLRALLKPRVLFGRNADVSPVPVAKV